In a genomic window of Styela clava chromosome 7, kaStyClav1.hap1.2, whole genome shotgun sequence:
- the LOC120327771 gene encoding mitochondrial 2-oxoglutarate/malate carrier protein-like encodes MASTNQQVIPNGFKFLFGGTSGMAATLFVQPLDLVKNRMQLSGEGGGQRMYKNSFQAISTILRSEGVVGIYTGLSAGLLRQATYTTTRLGVYTMLMDKVSKKDGTPPNFFTKAALGMTAGAIGAFVGTPAEISLIRMTSDGRLPINEQRGYTSVFNALSRIIREEGLFTLWRGCGPTVSRAIVVNAAQLASYSQAKQVLLGSGHFRDNILCHFVASMISGLVTTIASMPVDIAKTRIQSMKTIDGKPEYTGAINVLTRTVRSEGIFSLWKGFTPYYFRLGPHTVLTFIFLEQLNKLYRKFA; translated from the exons ATGGCTTCAACGAATCAACAAGTTATTCCTAATGGATTCAAGTTCTTATTCGGTGGTACATCAGG AATGGCTGCAACTTTGTTTGTTCAACCTTTGGATCTTGTGAAGAATCGCATGCAACTGAGTGGTGAGGGTGGAGGTCAAAGAATGTATAAGAACAGCTTCCAAGCAATCTCTACAATATTAAGAAGTGAAGGTGTGGTTGGAATATACACTGG GTTATCTGCTGGCTTGTTGAGACAAGCTACATATACTACAACAAGGTTGGGTGTTTATACAATGCTGATGGATAAAGTTTCGAAGAAAGATGGAACTCCGCCTAACTTTTTTACCAAAGCAGCACTAG GAATGACAGCTGGGGCAATTGGAGCGTTTGTTGGCACACCTGCTGAGATATCATTGATCAGAATGACTTCGGATGGAAGGTTACCGATTAATGAACAGAGGGGATACACTAGTGTTTTTAATGCATTATCCAGAATTATAAGAGAAGAAGGCCTTTTTACTTTGTGGAGG GGATGTGGACCGACTGTATCAAGAGCTATTGTTGTCAATGCTGCACAATTAGCTTCATATTCTCAAGCAAAACAGGTTCTTCTAGGTTCTG GTCATTTCCGAGATAATATTTTGTGTCATTTTGTTGCAAGTATGATCAGTGGTCTTGTTACAACAATCGCATCAATGCCTGTCGATATTGCCAAAACAAG AATACAAAGTATGAAGACCATAGATGGAAAACCTGAATATACTGGTGCCATT aatgTTCTCACAAGGACTGTACGATCAGAAGGAATTTTCAGTTTATGGAAGGGTTTTACACCCTATTATTTTCGACTTGGCCCACACACTGTgcttacatttatatttttagaacaATTGAACAAGCTTTATAGGAAATTTGCCTGA